A window of Haliscomenobacter hydrossis DSM 1100 contains these coding sequences:
- a CDS encoding complex I subunit 4 family protein encodes MLTTFLLFSPIIGGFILTLFPGSSATRWQALFISAVTAALSVYMAWSFVPTGGIQFEMNLAWLPSLGIGYHVGADGISMVLLLLTNLLSPLILLSTFKQKNESEGLYYGLMLMMQGAMTGVFVALDLFLYYIFWELALIPAYFLVLLWGSGQHRKTALKFFIYTLLGSLLMLVAIIFLSQQWSPASFDISNVHSVSLSPEAETFVLLAFMLAYAIKIPLFPFHTWQPDTYTQAPTAGTMLLSGIMLKMGLYSIIRWVLPVAPNALMEHRTWMIWLIVIGIAYASIIAIQQKDLKRLFAYSSIAHVGLIAAGILTMSTEGLMGSMLQMVAHGINAVGLFYICAILMERTQTNEIAALGGIRNIAPWFATTYFVVLLGSVALPLTNGFPGEFMLLSSLFQLNWGWSLVAGSGVILGAVYMFKSYQGVMLGETKVSSFSDLDNWDKAILIPIVIAIVLMGILPNVITRIAQPSIEQLLQSL; translated from the coding sequence ATGCTGACTACTTTTTTACTTTTTTCACCGATCATCGGAGGTTTTATCCTCACCTTGTTTCCGGGCAGTAGTGCTACCCGTTGGCAAGCCTTGTTCATTTCAGCGGTAACCGCTGCGCTGAGCGTTTATATGGCTTGGAGCTTTGTACCGACTGGAGGAATTCAATTTGAAATGAATCTCGCCTGGTTGCCCAGCCTGGGCATTGGTTACCATGTAGGTGCAGACGGCATCAGTATGGTGCTTTTGTTGCTGACCAACTTGTTGTCACCGCTGATTCTGCTTTCAACTTTTAAACAAAAAAACGAATCCGAGGGCCTTTATTATGGCTTAATGCTCATGATGCAAGGCGCTATGACCGGGGTTTTTGTAGCACTGGATTTGTTTCTCTATTATATATTCTGGGAACTTGCACTGATTCCGGCGTATTTTCTGGTTTTGTTGTGGGGCAGCGGCCAACACCGCAAAACGGCCTTAAAGTTTTTTATTTACACCTTACTGGGTAGTTTGTTGATGCTGGTGGCCATTATCTTTTTGAGCCAACAGTGGAGCCCGGCTTCCTTTGACATCTCCAACGTACACTCCGTTAGCCTCAGTCCTGAAGCCGAGACTTTTGTATTGCTGGCATTCATGTTGGCTTATGCCATTAAGATCCCCCTTTTCCCATTTCATACCTGGCAACCGGATACCTATACTCAGGCCCCGACGGCTGGTACCATGTTGCTTTCGGGGATCATGCTCAAAATGGGCTTATACAGCATCATCCGTTGGGTTTTGCCCGTGGCACCCAATGCGTTGATGGAGCACCGTACCTGGATGATTTGGCTGATTGTGATTGGCATTGCCTACGCCAGCATCATCGCGATACAACAAAAAGACCTCAAACGTTTGTTCGCCTATTCCTCTATTGCCCACGTTGGTTTGATTGCTGCCGGTATCCTGACCATGAGCACGGAAGGCTTGATGGGTTCCATGTTGCAAATGGTTGCGCATGGGATCAATGCGGTGGGTTTATTTTACATATGTGCCATCCTGATGGAGCGCACCCAAACCAATGAAATTGCTGCACTGGGGGGTATTCGCAACATTGCGCCCTGGTTTGCCACCACTTATTTTGTCGTTTTGTTGGGCAGTGTTGCGCTGCCCTTGACCAATGGTTTTCCTGGTGAGTTCATGTTGCTTTCTTCCTTGTTCCAACTCAATTGGGGCTGGAGTTTGGTAGCAGGTTCGGGGGTGATTCTGGGGGCGGTTTACATGTTCAAATCGTACCAGGGTGTCATGCTTGGAGAGACCAAAGTAAGCTCGTTCAGTGATTTAGACAACTGGGATAAAGCCATCTTGATTCCGATCGTAATTGCCATTGTGTTAATGGGGATTTTGCCCAATGTGATTACCCGCATCGCGCAACCCTCCATTGAACAATTGTTGCAATCTCTTTGA
- a CDS encoding NADH-quinone oxidoreductase subunit N — translation MYPIIILSIAGILSMFVGAFKLKKVALPAVLIATLAGFIANLLPENLQDAPVFSGMLKFDSFAVNFSAVLIGITLVILILSRRYYRQTTEHLGDIYALFLFSVVGAMIMVGSYNLVMFFVGLEILSIPLYILATSEKNNLLSNEAGLKYFLMGSFISVFLLLGMVLMYGITGSFDFGTISTYLSSTTEVPVLVKLGIMLIMIAFIFKISAAPFHFWAPDVYQGSPAVIMVFMATVAKTAAFGGFLRFLTQAIYPIEDIFTPLLAVLSALTMCVGNLMALHQTNLKRMLAFSSIANAGYVMLALVGLGANSTSTILYYMLVYSIANVITIAVYLTVKESMGSGSIDGLKGLYQTKPLLTFCLVLAMLSLAGIPPLAGFIGKYALFVDALRNGYAWLVILAALNSAVGIFYYFRVMRTAFVASEEGPITVPYVLGYSTVLVICTLVLLVLGIFPNLILNSL, via the coding sequence ATGTATCCAATAATTATACTTTCAATTGCGGGCATTTTGTCCATGTTTGTTGGGGCCTTTAAACTAAAAAAGGTAGCCTTGCCCGCGGTTTTGATTGCGACATTGGCCGGGTTTATAGCCAATTTATTGCCTGAAAATTTGCAGGATGCCCCGGTATTTTCCGGCATGCTGAAGTTTGACAGCTTTGCGGTGAATTTTTCCGCCGTGCTGATCGGCATCACCCTGGTTATTCTAATCCTCAGCCGGCGTTATTATCGCCAGACCACTGAACACCTTGGGGACATCTACGCCTTGTTTCTGTTCTCGGTTGTGGGTGCCATGATTATGGTGGGGAGTTACAATCTGGTCATGTTTTTTGTCGGCCTGGAAATCCTTTCCATCCCATTGTACATCTTGGCTACGAGTGAAAAAAACAACCTGCTATCCAACGAAGCGGGTCTTAAGTACTTTTTGATGGGTTCATTCATTTCCGTTTTCCTGCTTTTGGGTATGGTCCTGATGTACGGAATAACCGGAAGTTTTGATTTTGGAACCATCAGTACATATTTAAGTAGTACTACTGAAGTTCCAGTACTGGTAAAATTGGGCATCATGCTCATCATGATTGCCTTTATTTTCAAAATATCCGCAGCCCCCTTCCACTTTTGGGCACCCGATGTATACCAAGGTTCACCAGCAGTAATTATGGTATTTATGGCTACCGTGGCCAAAACCGCTGCTTTTGGAGGGTTTCTACGCTTTTTGACCCAGGCCATCTACCCCATCGAAGATATTTTCACCCCACTGTTGGCCGTTTTGTCTGCCTTAACGATGTGCGTGGGCAACTTGATGGCCTTACATCAAACCAACTTGAAACGGATGTTGGCCTTCTCCAGTATTGCCAATGCAGGATATGTAATGTTGGCACTGGTTGGCTTGGGGGCCAATTCTACCTCTACCATATTGTACTACATGCTGGTTTATTCAATTGCCAACGTCATTACCATTGCGGTATACCTGACCGTCAAAGAAAGTATGGGGTCAGGATCTATTGATGGGCTCAAAGGATTGTACCAAACCAAACCGCTTCTGACTTTTTGCCTGGTGTTGGCGATGCTTTCACTAGCCGGTATTCCACCACTGGCCGGTTTCATCGGAAAATATGCCCTGTTTGTTGATGCCCTGCGCAACGGATATGCCTGGTTGGTGATACTGGCTGCATTGAACTCTGCTGTTGGTATTTTTTACTATTTCAGGGTCATGCGTACCGCTTTTGTCGCGTCTGAAGAAGGTCCAATCACGGTGCCCTATGTATTGGGATATTCTACCGT